In one Deltaproteobacteria bacterium genomic region, the following are encoded:
- a CDS encoding ABC transporter ATP-binding protein: MTEPALKLVQVEKSFDKVRAVDKVSLEVDTGEFFSLLGPSGSGKTTLLRVVAGLETPGNGTIHIGGRDVTRLPPYARGIGMVFQDFLLFPHKTVGENITFPLKMQRMPDDKQKEQLQWVLALVRMGGFAGRYPHQLSGGQKQRVALARGLVSRPDILLLDEPLANLDLELRKEMEVEMRRFQAELEIPFIYVTHNQEEALTLSSRMAVMHNGKFEQVGAKLDLYNAPKTRFVASFLGSPNHITGRIKSVDSGTAVLEWKGLQLKIPAYAGCRVGDTSDYFLKHERISIQAPAEAPPAEGDNRLKGTLRDIIFKGQHSAYFVVLENSEELVVNAATEMPDLKIRGPVEISWHPEAGDAFLSEET, from the coding sequence ATGACTGAGCCCGCCTTAAAACTCGTTCAAGTTGAAAAATCTTTCGATAAAGTCCGAGCCGTAGACAAAGTGAGTCTCGAGGTCGATACAGGTGAATTTTTTTCTCTGCTGGGGCCAAGCGGTTCAGGAAAAACCACTCTGCTTCGTGTGGTCGCAGGTCTGGAAACCCCGGGAAATGGCACCATTCATATCGGTGGACGCGATGTCACCCGGCTTCCGCCTTACGCCCGCGGCATCGGAATGGTGTTCCAGGATTTCCTGCTGTTTCCACACAAGACGGTCGGCGAAAATATTACATTCCCGCTTAAAATGCAGCGGATGCCCGACGACAAACAAAAAGAACAGCTTCAATGGGTCCTTGCCCTGGTGAGGATGGGCGGCTTTGCGGGCCGCTATCCGCATCAGCTTTCCGGCGGACAGAAACAGCGCGTGGCCCTGGCCAGGGGCCTGGTGTCACGCCCCGACATCCTTCTGCTGGACGAACCGCTGGCAAACCTGGACTTGGAACTGCGCAAAGAGATGGAGGTTGAGATGCGACGGTTCCAGGCCGAGCTGGAGATACCCTTCATTTATGTGACCCACAACCAAGAGGAAGCCCTGACCCTGAGCTCCCGTATGGCCGTGATGCACAACGGCAAATTTGAACAGGTCGGCGCCAAACTCGATCTGTACAACGCCCCCAAGACCCGCTTTGTAGCCTCTTTTCTGGGATCGCCCAACCACATCACCGGGCGAATCAAAAGCGTCGACAGCGGAACCGCCGTTCTTGAATGGAAAGGGCTTCAGCTCAAGATCCCCGCATATGCGGGCTGTAGGGTCGGAGACACCAGCGATTACTTTTTAAAACATGAAAGAATCTCCATTCAGGCGCCCGCTGAAGCCCCACCCGCTGAGGGGGACAACCGCCTTAAAGGAACCCTGCGGGACATTATTTTCAAGGGGCAGCACTCAGCCTACTTTGTTGTGCTGGAAAACAGCGAGGAGCTGGTGGTAAACGCCGCCACCGAGATGCCCGACCTTAAAATCCGGGGGCCTGTGGAAATCAGCTGGCATCCTGAAGCCGGCGATGCTTTTCTGTCGGAGGAAACGTGA